The proteins below are encoded in one region of Rhododendron vialii isolate Sample 1 chromosome 7a, ASM3025357v1:
- the LOC131334737 gene encoding probable RNA-dependent RNA polymerase 1, producing MGKTIQLSGFPNLLTADTVKEFLEGYTGRGTVYALEVREPKEKSGSRVSAIVQFESDEYADQIISLAAQRLDYGTSYLKAYARDFDLVQSPKVYVHEMENINLYFGCQISKEKFSVLWEQKDISLKFGLGLRKLHFFLSYYCVDYKLVLFSENIGQTELHRPGGQRSKFLLIQLLGAPRIYKKCAESCLSYFKEYPKENWVRATDFTPSNSIGQSSALCLELSCGVKLLNFSEYFPYFKESEGPFILESGSSFSRNLDLVPIVGPAYGLELPYRILFKICILVQQGCLSGPTLDINFFKLVDPRRIYVTRIEDALERLYHLRECCYEPVRWLGEQYQKYLKLPKTPAITLDDGLVYVHKVQITPCKVYFCGPEVNMSNRVLRNYHEDIDNFLRVSFVDEELGKLSSTDLSPRVAFSSEERKTGIYKRILSTLRDGIVIGDKKFDFLAFSSSQLRENSSWMFASRPGLTAADIRKWMGDFREIRNVAKYAARLGQSFSSSRETLSVGRHERVMIPDVEIVRDGIKYVFSDGIGKLSPDFARSVAKKCGINNLIPSAFQIRYGGYKGVVAVDPASTVKISLRKSMLKYDSENTTLDVLAWSKYQPCYLNRELITLLSTLGVKDNIFEKMQKVAVEQLDTILTDPLRAQEALELMARGENTDILKEMLLCGYKPDAEPFLSMMLQTFRATKLLEIRTKTRVFVPGGRSMMGCLDETKTLEYGQVFVQISGAVNVCSRDNSRLMPNGIDSDQGHRIALGKVFVAKNPCLHPGDIRVLRAVNVPALHHMVDCVVFPQKGMRPHPNECSGSDLDGDRYFVCWDPDLIPPKQIPPMDYTPARTKLLDHDVSMEEVEENFTDYIVNDSLGIIAHAHVVFADREPDKAMSDPCLKLAKLYSIAVDFPKTGVPAEIPRDLRIKDYPDFMEKPDKTSYKSERVIGKLFRAAKDIAPHSIESFTWDVSRDSYDLDMEVEGFQDYLDQAFDCKTEYDYKLGNLMDYYGIKTEAEILSGSIMKMSKSFDRRKDAEGVGLAVKCLRKEARTWFNDGDNADIYAKASAWYHVTYHHSYWGCYNTGMKRDHFISFPWCVYDKLMQIKRDKSSIRRARDLSSLEYKLKHGMHLPWKFGCLIIIIIIIMCGYLFLSLLN from the exons ATGGGCAAGACAATTCAGTTATCTGGGTTTCCGAACCTTTTGACTGCGGACACAGTTAAGGAATTCTTAGAGGGTTACacgggcaggggaacagtttaTGCTTTAGAGGTTAGGGAGCCCAAAGAGAAGTCAGGGTCAAGAGTGTCTGCCATTGTTCAATTTGAAAGTGATGAATATGCTGATCAGATTATCTCCTTGGCTGCACAAAGGTTGGATTATGGAACTTCTTATTTGAAGGCTTACGCAAGGGACTTTGATTTAGTACAAAGTCCAAAGGTATACGTACATGAAATGGAAAACATAAATCTATATTTTGGATGTCAGATCTCAAAAGAGAAGTTTTCAGTGCTCTGGGAACAGAAAGATATCTCTCTGAAATTTGGGTTGGGACTACGAAAACTGCACTTCTTCCTGTCCTACTATTGTGTTGACTACAAGCTTGTGCTATTTTCTGAGAATATTGGGCAGACAGAGCTACATCGTCCGGGTGGTCAGAGGTCAAAGTTTCTGCTAATTCAG CTGCTTGGTGCTCCTCGGATATACAAAAAATGTGCAGAATCTTGTCTCAGCTATTTTAAGGAATACCCTAAAGAAAATTGGGTTAGGGCAACCGATTTTACTCCATCAAATTCCATTGGCCAATCATCTGCTTTGTGCTTAGAGCTTTCATGTGGTGTTAAACTTCTGAACTTCAGTGaatattttccttattttaaggAAAGTGAAGGGCCGTTCATTCTGGAGAGTGGTTCCTCCTTTTCTCGCAATTTGGATCTAGTGCCCATCGTGGGTCCGGCTTATGGACTTGAACTACCATATAGAATATTGTTCAAGATATGCATCTTGGTTCAGCAAGGGTGTCTTTCAGGCCCCACACTTGACATCAACTTCTTTAAGTTGGTTGATCCCCGAAGAATTTACGTCACACGTATAGAAGATGCCCTGGAGAGGCTGTATCATTTGAGAGAATGTTGCTATGAACCCGTTAGGTGGCTTGGTGAGCAATACCAAAAATATCTCAAACTTCCCAAAACACCTGCTATTACTTTGGATGATGGGTTGGTTTACGTACATAAAGTTCAAATAACCCCATGCAAAGTATATTTCTGTGGACCAGAGGTTAATATGTCTAATCGAGTATTACGCAATTACCATGAGGATATTGATAATTTTCTCCGGGTTTCTTTTGTTGACGAGGAATTGGGTAAGTTGTCTTCCACAGATTTATCACCAAGGGTAGCTTTTTCAAGTGAGGAAAGAAAAACTGGCATTTATAAGAGGATATTGTCGACTCTTCGAGATGGCATTGTGATTGGAGATAAGAAGTTTGATTTTCTTGCCTTTTCATCAAGTCAGTTACGCGAAAACTCCTCATGGATGTTTGCCTCAAGGCCTGGGCTTACAGCTGCTGATATAAGAAAGTGGATGGGTGATTTTCGTGAAATTAGAAATGTGGCAAAATATGCCGCCAGGCTTGGTCAATCTTTCAGTTCCTCTAGGGAAACTTTGAGTGTTGGTAGGCATGAAAGGGTAATGATTCCGGATGTAGAGATTGTGAGGGATGGAATCAAATATGTTTTCTCCGATGGAATTGGAAAACTTTCCCCCGACTTTGCTCGCAGTGTGGCCAAGAAATGTGGCATTAACAATTTAATTCCATCTGCTTTTCAGATTCGGTACGGTGGGTACAAAGGAGTTGTGGCCGTGGACCCAGCATCGACCGTGAAGATATCTTTAAGAAAGAGTATGTTGAAATATGACTCAGAAAACACAACATTAGATGTGTTGGCGTGGAGCAAATATCAGCCCTGTTACTTAAATCGCGAATTGATCACTCTTTTGTCTACCCTTGGGGTTAAGGATAACATCtttgaaaaaatgcaaaaggTGGCAGTTGAACAACTGGATACCATCTTAACAGATCCGTTAAGGGCACAAGAGGCGCTGGAGTTGATGGCTCGAGGCGAGAATACTGATATTCTCAAAGAAATGCTGTTGTGTGGCTATAAGCCTGATGCTGAACCATTTCTATCAATGATGCTTCAAACATTTAGGGCAACAAAGTTGCTTGAAATAAGGACTAAAACAAGGGTTTTTGTTCCAGGAGGAAGATCGATGATGGGATGTTTAGATGAAACCAAAACATTAGAATACGGGCAAGTATTTGTGCAAATTTCTGGGGCTGTCAATGTTTGTTCTCGTGATAATTCCCGTCTTATGCCTAATGGTATTGACTCAGACCAAGGTCATCGTATTGCTTTGGGGAAGGTATTTGTTGCAAAAAACCCTTGCTTGCACCCGGGTGACATTCGTGTCCTAAGGGCTGTTAATGTGCCAGCTTTGCATCACATGGTGGATTGTGTCGTTTTTCCGCAGAAAGGAATGAG ACCCCATCCCAATGAATGTTCAGGGAGCGATTTAGATGGGGACCGTTATTTTGTTTGTTGGGACCCGGATCTGATCCCACCAAAGCAAATCCCACCTATGGACTACACACCTGCACGAACTAAGCTGTTGGATCATGATGTTTCAATGGAG GAAGTTGAAGAGAATTTTACCGACTACATAGTGAATGACAGCTTGGGAATCATTGCGCATGCCCATGTGGTTTTTGCTGACAGGGAACCTGATAAAGCAATGAGCGATCCTTGTTTAAAGCTCGCGAAGCTATACTCCATTGCAGTTGACTTCCCAAAGACCGGAGTCCCCGCCGAGATACCGCGAGATCTACGGATCAAAGACTATCCAGATTTCATGGAAAAGCCAGACAAAACTTCCTATAAATCGGAGCGTGTGATTGGGAAGCTTTTCCGAGCAGCGAAAGACATTGCACCACACTCCATCGAATCCTTCACCTGGGACGTTTCAAGGGACTCGTATGACCTCGATATGGAAGTGGAAGGTTTCCAGGATTACTTAGACCAAGCTTTTGATTGCAAAACTGAATATGATTACAAATTGGGAAACTTGATGGATTACTATGGGATCAAAACTGAAGCCGAAATACTTAGCGGCAGTATCATGAAAATGTCAAAATCTTTCGACCGGAGAAAAGATGCAGAAGGCGTTGGATTGGCTGTTAAGTGCTTGAGGAAAGAAGCTCGGACGTGGTTCAACGATGGTGACAATGCTGATATATATGCCAAAGCCTCGGCTTGGTACCATGTTACCTATCATCATAGTTATTGGGGTTGCTACAATACGGGAATGAAACGGGATCATTTCATTAGCTTTCCGTGGTGTGTGTACGATAAGTTGATGCAGATCAAGAGGGACAAGTCAAGCATTAGAAGGGCTCGCGATCTGTCCTCACTTGAATATAAGCTGAAGCATGGAATGCATTTGCCTTGGAAATTCGGATGTCtcatcattattattattattattatgtgcGGGTATCTATTTTTATCGTTGCTTAATTAG
- the LOC131334739 gene encoding F-box protein At3g07870-like, with translation MARGRKRKGFGDKEVDGVEDKQNQYFGRPLTEFPAGISLNILVRLSVKRILICKRVCKTWRTIVSSPEFAKLHFARGEAFPLVRSAAPSRVSRTLYLVEPPEHCSGFDDGPIKMKLDTKLKIPVYDEETVIEMDPPPKSGVKLRAEHHELKIANSCNGLLCLCEPTLDFPFEVWRNPIAVCNPITSEYINLPDPIEWDRDTKRSLSIHCGLGFSPKMNQYKVIRFREPLISWERESCSMTEIHTLGTGSWKRVRNVPSSLYYNNGSPTYLNGSLHWIYTEENGSNSIVSFNFDIEKFQSVPPPPFKLWKIDKEMTGEWVLGVLGGCLCVCDGSGFEKLKIWVMKEYGVQESWSKEFCFITQTNEGRWIYGTYDPICLLRNGAVVLFHSSSGALFYHDPKKHGFKFLKPQDGYKSPKYVAIAHIPSFISLKDVVKGHNMAVLPTKSRCAEFKLQGECKDVFLVEEDPAMTWF, from the exons ATGGCAAGAGGAAGAAAACGAAAGGGTTTTGGAGACAAAGAAGTCGATGGGGTTGAAGATAAGCAAAATCAGTACTTCGGTCGTCCATTAACAGAATTCCCAGCCGGTATATCTCTTAACATTCTGGTAAGGCTGTCCGTTAAGCGAATACTCATTTGCAAGCGCGTGTGTAAAACTTGGCGCACTATCGTATCAAGCCCTGAATTTGCCAAGCTTCACTTTGCGCGAGGAGAGGCTTTTCCTCTTGTTCGATCCGCGGCCCCTTCGCGTGTTTCGCGAACCCTTTACTTAGTTGAACCGCCAGAACACTGTTCTGGTTTTGATGATGGGCCTATTAAAATGAAGCTTGATACCAAGTTGAAAATACCTGTGTACGATGAGGAAACGGTGATCGAGATGGATCCCCCTCCTAAATCGGGGGTTAAGTTGAGGGCCGAACATCATGAACTCAAAATAGCGAATTCGTGCAATGGATTGCTTTGTCTGTGTGAACCAACTTtggattttccttttgaagtaTGGAGAAATCCAATTGCGGTGTGTAATCCAATTACCAGTGAGTACATTAACCTTCCGGATCCTATAGAATGGGATAGGGATACAAAACGTTCCCTTTCCATCCATTGTGGTTTGGGCTTCAGTCCGAAGATGAACCAGTATAAGGTGATTAGGTTTCGTGAGCCCTTAATCAGTTGGGAAAGGGAAAGTTGTAGCATGACTGAGATACATACTCTTGGTACAGGGTCATGGAAAAGGGTTCGCAATGTACCCTCCTCTCTCTATTATAATAACGGATCCCCTACCTATTTGAATGGCTCTCTTCATTGGATTTATACTGAAGAAAATGGTTCAAATTCTATTGTATCTTTCAACTTTGATATTGAAAAATTCCAATCAGTTCCACCACCTCCTTTTAAACTGTGGAAGATTGACAAGGAGATGACTGGGGAATGGGTGTTGGGAGTGCTAGGAGGCTGTCTCTGCGTATGTGATGGTTCTGGTTTTGAAAAGCTAAAGATATGGGTGATGAAAGAATACGGAGTTCAAGAATCATGGAGCAAAGAGTTCTGTTTTATTACCCAAACAAATGAGGGGAGGTGGATTTATGGCACATACGACCCGATATGTTTGTTGAGGAATGGAGCTGTCGTGTTGTTTCATAGTTCGAGCGGTGCTTTGTTTTATCATGACCCCAAAAAACATGGTTTCAAGTTCCTAAAGCCTCAAGATGGGTATAAATCACCAAAATATGTGGCAATTGCTCATATTCCAAGTTTCATTTCACTCAAGGATGTAGTGAAGGGACACAACATGGCAGTGTTACCTACCAAATCAAG GTGTGCTGAGTTCAAATTGCAGGGAGAGTGTAAAGATGTTTTCTTGGTGGAAGAAGATCCGGCTATGACGTGGTTCTGA